Proteins from a single region of Pseudopedobacter saltans DSM 12145:
- a CDS encoding 3-keto-disaccharide hydrolase gives MFRKHMSYCGLACMLALHLISCNSSSNSEKQKEETHNPATQTIPEEAKGLIGRWDLTVDNQGKQTPSWLEVKLSGFNTLVGYFVGSSGSSRPVSHIKLDQGKFSFEIPPQWEGGDGMFTIHGELTGENIKGAIISNKGNTLNFTGVKAPYLVRTGDAQWGEPIELFNGKDLSGWNTSSDNSQWEVINGILTNKKTGANLISQQKFDDFKLIAEFRYAEGGNSGIYLRGRYEVQIEDSPKDRHPGSLYFGGVYGFLAPSEIVTLGPNGWNKFEITLRGRMVTIVANGKEIICNQEIPGITGGALDSKEGESGPIYLQGDHSAIEFRKITIIPAK, from the coding sequence ATGTTTAGAAAACACATGAGCTACTGTGGATTGGCATGTATGTTAGCTTTGCATTTGATATCTTGTAATAGCTCTTCCAATTCGGAAAAACAAAAAGAAGAAACTCACAATCCGGCGACACAAACGATTCCGGAAGAAGCAAAAGGATTAATTGGCCGTTGGGACCTTACGGTCGACAACCAAGGTAAACAGACACCATCATGGCTGGAAGTAAAGCTTTCTGGTTTTAATACATTAGTAGGCTATTTTGTAGGTAGTTCTGGCAGCAGCCGCCCCGTTTCGCATATTAAACTGGATCAGGGGAAATTTTCTTTCGAAATCCCCCCGCAGTGGGAAGGAGGAGATGGCATGTTCACCATTCACGGGGAATTGACAGGGGAAAACATCAAAGGTGCTATAATTTCAAATAAAGGGAACACACTCAACTTTACCGGAGTCAAAGCGCCTTATCTGGTAAGAACCGGAGATGCACAATGGGGAGAGCCAATAGAACTTTTTAATGGTAAAGACCTTTCGGGATGGAATACCTCTTCAGATAATAGCCAATGGGAGGTCATTAATGGTATCCTGACTAATAAAAAGACAGGAGCGAACTTGATCAGCCAACAAAAGTTTGATGATTTTAAACTGATTGCCGAGTTTCGTTATGCAGAAGGTGGAAATTCCGGAATTTATTTAAGAGGGCGTTATGAAGTACAGATAGAAGATTCACCAAAAGACAGGCATCCAGGTTCTTTATACTTTGGTGGTGTCTATGGATTCTTAGCCCCTAGCGAAATCGTAACACTTGGCCCCAATGGGTGGAATAAATTTGAGATTACACTTCGCGGACGCATGGTAACTATTGTAGCAAATGGCAAAGAAATTATCTGCAATCAGGAAATCCCAGGTATAACAGGAGGAGCTCTGGACAGTAAAGAGGGAGAATCCGGACCAATCTACCTACAGGGCGATCATTCTGCCATTGAATTCAGAAAAATAACTATTATTCCCGCTAAATAG
- the lpxD gene encoding UDP-3-O-(3-hydroxymyristoyl)glucosamine N-acyltransferase encodes MQFTAKEICTLLNGTLEGKPDVVVNKLAKIEEAGEGSLAFLSNPKYESFLYTTNASVVIVNDDLTLDKPIQSTLIRVPSAYSSFSVLLEMYNTLKLNKSGIEQPSFIHPDAKIGKNVYIGAFAYIGAGASVADNSKIYPHTFVGDNAHVGENSTLFSGVKIYHDCIVGNNVIIHSNTVIGSDGFGFAPQADGSYSKISQIGNVIIEDDVEIGANTCIDRATMGSTIIKKGVKLDNLIQIAHNAEIGSNTVVASQSGISGSTKIGENCIIGGQVGIVGHISVAKGSQVQAQSGINRPIADEGKKWGGSPAISYQNYMRSQVVIQRLPELERKVDELQRALEALK; translated from the coding sequence ATGCAGTTTACCGCAAAAGAGATTTGTACGCTACTTAATGGAACCCTCGAGGGGAAGCCGGATGTAGTGGTTAATAAATTAGCCAAAATAGAAGAAGCGGGAGAAGGTTCTTTAGCCTTTTTATCGAATCCTAAATATGAGTCTTTTCTATACACTACTAATGCATCTGTAGTGATAGTTAATGATGATCTGACTTTAGACAAACCTATACAATCGACTTTAATACGTGTTCCGAGTGCATACTCCAGTTTTTCTGTATTACTGGAGATGTACAATACACTTAAACTTAATAAATCAGGAATAGAACAACCTTCATTTATTCATCCAGACGCAAAAATTGGAAAGAATGTTTACATAGGTGCATTTGCCTATATAGGTGCCGGCGCTTCTGTTGCTGATAATTCTAAAATATATCCGCATACTTTTGTGGGCGATAATGCCCATGTTGGCGAAAATAGCACTTTATTCTCCGGTGTAAAGATTTATCACGACTGCATTGTTGGAAACAATGTTATTATCCATTCCAATACAGTTATTGGTAGTGACGGCTTTGGCTTCGCTCCGCAAGCGGATGGCTCGTACAGCAAAATCAGTCAGATCGGGAATGTTATTATAGAGGATGATGTAGAGATAGGCGCAAACACCTGTATTGACCGGGCTACAATGGGCTCTACCATTATTAAAAAAGGAGTGAAGCTGGACAATCTTATCCAGATTGCTCACAATGCAGAAATCGGGTCGAACACCGTTGTTGCGTCGCAATCCGGTATATCTGGTAGTACTAAAATAGGCGAAAACTGTATTATCGGCGGACAGGTGGGAATAGTTGGCCATATCTCCGTTGCAAAGGGTTCGCAGGTACAAGCACAATCGGGAATTAACAGACCGATTGCAGATGAAGGGAAAAAATGGGGTGGCTCACCTGCCATCAGCTATCAAAATTATATGAGGTCTCAAGTGGTAATTCAAAGATTACCAGAATTAGAGAGAAAAGTTGACGAATTACAAAGAGCTTTAGAGGCGCTCAAATAA
- a CDS encoding HD domain-containing protein encodes MNKLKIINDPVYGFISIKTSLIFDLIEHPYFQRLRYIKQVGMAHLVYPGALHTRFHHALGVMHLMQLAIEHLQSKGQEITSEEAEASCIAILLHDIGHGPFSHALEHSLVKGLAHEKISRLFIDRLNQDFGGKLDLALQIFNNQYHKKFFFQLICGQLDLDRLDYLNRDSFFSGVTEGTVSSDRIIKLLNVKDGNLVVEEKGIYSVEKFLIARRLMYWQVYLHKTALAGEQLLVKILKRARELAERGTELFASPALKHFLYQDIHGDEFTVDSEHLSFFSQLDDHDIMGTIKVWQQHNDFVLRTLCTFLITRKLYKVEISNEAPDQTKIEELKAHIISSLKISEKEASYFIFTDSVNNRAYNNTGSGSINILRKNGDIEDITIVSDTSSLEALSIDVTKYFLCYTKI; translated from the coding sequence TTGAATAAGCTCAAAATAATTAACGATCCTGTTTATGGTTTTATCAGTATCAAGACTTCTTTAATTTTTGACCTGATAGAACACCCCTATTTTCAGAGGCTCAGATACATCAAACAAGTTGGAATGGCCCATCTGGTCTACCCGGGTGCACTGCATACCAGATTCCACCACGCTTTGGGTGTTATGCATCTGATGCAGTTGGCTATTGAACATTTACAGTCTAAGGGTCAGGAAATAACATCTGAAGAAGCCGAGGCTTCATGCATTGCTATTCTATTACACGACATCGGCCACGGTCCGTTTTCTCATGCACTGGAACACAGCCTGGTTAAAGGGTTGGCTCATGAAAAAATCAGCAGATTGTTTATTGATCGTTTGAATCAGGATTTTGGCGGAAAATTGGATCTAGCTTTACAAATATTCAACAATCAATATCATAAAAAATTCTTTTTTCAACTTATTTGCGGTCAGCTTGATTTGGACAGGTTGGATTATCTTAACAGAGACAGCTTTTTTAGCGGGGTTACTGAAGGCACCGTAAGTTCGGACAGAATTATCAAATTATTGAATGTAAAGGACGGTAACCTTGTAGTAGAAGAGAAAGGAATATATTCGGTAGAAAAATTCCTTATCGCCAGAAGGCTGATGTACTGGCAGGTTTATCTGCATAAGACTGCCTTGGCCGGTGAACAGCTTTTGGTAAAAATCCTGAAAAGAGCAAGGGAACTTGCAGAGCGAGGGACAGAGCTTTTTGCTTCTCCTGCGCTAAAACATTTCTTATATCAGGACATACACGGGGACGAGTTTACTGTAGACAGTGAACATTTATCTTTTTTCTCCCAACTGGACGACCATGATATTATGGGCACCATTAAGGTTTGGCAGCAACATAATGACTTTGTTCTTCGCACACTTTGTACTTTTTTAATTACAAGGAAGTTATATAAAGTTGAGATTAGCAATGAGGCGCCGGATCAGACAAAAATAGAAGAGCTGAAAGCCCATATTATCTCTTCTTTAAAGATTAGTGAGAAGGAGGCTTCTTATTTTATTTTTACAGATTCGGTAAATAATCGGGCGTATAACAATACGGGTAGTGGAAGCATCAATATATTGCGTAAAAATGGTGATATTGAAGATATTACGATAGTTTCTGATACATCAAGTTTAGAAGCTTTGTCTATTGACGTAACAAAATATTTCTTGTGCTATACTAAAATATAG
- a CDS encoding bifunctional UDP-3-O-[3-hydroxymyristoyl] N-acetylglucosamine deacetylase/3-hydroxyacyl-ACP dehydratase, whose translation MNPKQRTIKSEVSFSGVGLHTGAKVTLTFKPAPENHGYKFQRIDLPGQPIIDADVDNVTDTARSTTISQNGASVSTTEHVLAALVGCEVDNVLIELDGIEVPILDGSAIEFVNGLESVGYKEQNAERDYYYIPHNISYSEEDRNVEMIAMPYQDDYRFTCMVDYNSPVLGSQHATISSIGDFKTEIASCRTFVFLHELEMLLKHNLIKGGDINNAIVIVDHELAPEELSELAKAFNREEIKVAKEGVLNNIQLRHQNEPARHKLLDMIGDLALIGVPLKGHIMAARPGHAANVAFAKKIKAMIKKERKKKSVNVYDPASKAVLDIRQIMNILPHRQPFLFIDKVIELTKNYVVGVKNVTMNEEFFKGHFPGAPVFPGVIQIEAMAQTGGILVLSTVPDPENYLTYFLKIDKVRFRAQVNPGDSIVFRCELMEPIRRGIAQMKGVGMVGETVVVEAEMMAQITKVKEN comes from the coding sequence ATGAATCCAAAACAGAGAACGATTAAATCGGAAGTTAGTTTTTCGGGGGTTGGCCTACACACTGGAGCAAAAGTTACTTTAACATTTAAGCCTGCACCAGAAAACCATGGGTATAAATTCCAGAGAATTGATTTACCTGGACAACCGATTATTGATGCCGATGTAGACAATGTTACCGATACCGCCCGAAGCACTACGATTTCGCAAAATGGCGCAAGCGTAAGTACTACTGAACACGTATTAGCCGCTTTAGTAGGCTGTGAAGTTGACAACGTTTTAATTGAACTTGATGGCATTGAAGTTCCTATTTTAGACGGAAGTGCAATTGAATTTGTTAACGGCTTAGAATCTGTTGGATATAAAGAGCAGAACGCAGAAAGGGATTATTATTACATTCCGCATAACATAAGTTATTCTGAAGAAGACAGAAATGTTGAAATGATTGCAATGCCATATCAGGACGATTATCGTTTCACCTGTATGGTAGATTATAATTCTCCGGTCTTAGGCAGTCAGCATGCTACAATTTCTTCTATTGGGGATTTTAAAACGGAGATTGCATCATGCAGGACCTTTGTTTTTCTGCATGAGCTGGAAATGCTACTGAAACATAACCTGATTAAAGGTGGTGATATTAACAATGCGATTGTAATTGTTGACCACGAACTTGCTCCGGAAGAACTTTCTGAACTGGCCAAGGCTTTTAACAGAGAAGAGATAAAAGTAGCAAAGGAAGGTGTATTGAACAATATACAACTGCGCCATCAAAATGAGCCTGCCCGTCATAAATTGCTGGACATGATCGGCGACCTGGCTTTAATAGGCGTTCCTTTAAAAGGCCATATTATGGCTGCCAGACCCGGCCACGCCGCAAACGTTGCCTTTGCTAAAAAAATAAAGGCAATGATTAAAAAAGAACGTAAGAAAAAATCTGTGAATGTTTATGATCCGGCTTCTAAAGCTGTTTTGGACATCAGACAGATTATGAATATATTGCCGCACAGGCAACCTTTTTTATTTATTGATAAGGTTATTGAATTAACTAAAAACTACGTTGTTGGGGTAAAAAATGTTACTATGAACGAAGAGTTCTTTAAAGGGCATTTCCCTGGCGCTCCTGTTTTCCCAGGTGTTATCCAGATTGAGGCGATGGCGCAAACAGGCGGAATTTTGGTTTTAAGCACTGTCCCTGATCCTGAAAACTACCTGACTTATTTTCTGAAAATAGACAAGGTACGCTTTAGAGCTCAGGTAAACCCAGGAGATTCTATTGTTTTCAGATGTGAGCTGATGGAGCCAATAAGAAGAGGTATCGCACAAATGAAAGGTGTTGGAATGGTGGGTGAAACCGTTGTGGTTGAAGCCGAAATGATGGCACAAATAACTAAAGTTAAAGAAAACTAA
- the tsaE gene encoding tRNA (adenosine(37)-N6)-threonylcarbamoyltransferase complex ATPase subunit type 1 TsaE, whose product MQISTKSLNDLDNAAKQVLSFAKEERIFVFYGEMGAGKTTLISKLCYLLGTEDHTSSPTFSIVNEYETKAKGKIYHFDFYRIKNQGEAFDLGYEEYFYSGEYCMIEWPEKIPDLLPDSYIAIDIKAIDENSREITLRKHLGA is encoded by the coding sequence ATGCAAATAAGTACAAAAAGCTTAAACGACTTAGATAATGCAGCTAAACAGGTTCTTTCTTTCGCAAAGGAAGAAAGGATTTTTGTTTTTTATGGCGAAATGGGAGCCGGAAAAACAACTCTTATAAGTAAGTTGTGCTATCTATTGGGGACAGAAGATCATACCTCGAGTCCCACTTTCTCTATTGTAAACGAATACGAAACAAAGGCGAAGGGGAAGATATATCATTTTGATTTTTACCGGATAAAAAATCAGGGAGAAGCTTTCGATTTAGGATATGAGGAATATTTCTATTCGGGAGAGTATTGTATGATCGAATGGCCAGAGAAAATACCTGATCTGTTGCCTGATAGTTATATCGCTATTGATATTAAGGCAATAGACGAAAATTCAAGAGAAATTACTCTTCGGAAACATCTCGGGGCGTAG
- a CDS encoding tetratricopeptide repeat protein, whose translation MKFKIILFLGILLPAITWAQGSVESLVVVKRLIANKNFNDAIAKANEILGSGENKEAYILRASAYHQIKEYKREIADLKKALELEDTADARLSLAFAYQIVRDTAESNRMIALNLERYPDHIPTVVSAAAIAALKKQNDVALKILTDAYTKHDSPIALQARAGEYRRQGKYEKALADYETLIALRKSSSYYMSAAQCASQVGNYKKTLEYYKEYLTLNPNSSTALNNVGYELRKIGKFQDAEVYFKKAIDVSPKNVYPLVGQTLLAYMQGDVDKAFSIIDAALLFDTKIKIAALARGSISAQEGDLIAAESDYKQVLSDPQHVKYAYPALTKVYIYKGEYARAVDFVTDYIERQNIPSSEAYNTRGFAYYKMGKTEEAMKDFLYAMELEENYQPIFRYLNKESNQPVKSYTHIQFFLPFNDVNDSKSGFFTDGKKDFDFKIRIISEGEVDASKISLYEREKPVDQKYWSLKKVEKREFKWMDMFVTDVTFQYTPNIKKSSLKLSYNGSETQTITLIR comes from the coding sequence ATGAAATTCAAAATAATACTTTTCTTAGGCATCTTATTGCCCGCGATAACTTGGGCTCAAGGTTCTGTCGAAAGTTTGGTCGTTGTTAAACGGCTTATTGCAAACAAAAACTTTAATGATGCAATTGCCAAGGCTAATGAAATATTAGGTTCAGGAGAAAATAAGGAGGCTTATATTTTAAGAGCAAGCGCTTATCATCAAATTAAGGAATATAAACGCGAAATAGCTGATTTGAAAAAGGCTTTGGAGCTAGAAGATACTGCTGATGCAAGATTATCTTTGGCCTTTGCCTATCAGATTGTTAGAGATACTGCCGAATCAAATCGTATGATAGCGCTTAACCTTGAGCGTTATCCAGATCATATTCCTACGGTCGTTTCTGCGGCTGCAATAGCTGCTTTAAAAAAGCAAAATGACGTGGCTTTGAAAATTCTTACGGATGCATACACAAAGCATGACTCTCCAATAGCACTTCAGGCTAGGGCTGGGGAATATAGAAGGCAGGGAAAATACGAAAAAGCACTCGCAGATTATGAAACATTGATAGCATTACGAAAATCATCAAGCTATTATATGTCAGCTGCGCAATGTGCGTCCCAAGTGGGTAATTATAAAAAAACACTAGAATATTATAAGGAGTATCTTACCCTCAATCCTAATTCTTCTACTGCATTAAACAATGTTGGGTATGAATTACGGAAAATAGGCAAATTTCAAGATGCTGAGGTTTATTTTAAGAAGGCCATAGATGTAAGCCCAAAGAATGTTTATCCTCTAGTGGGGCAAACTCTTCTGGCTTATATGCAGGGCGATGTTGATAAAGCTTTTAGTATAATAGATGCCGCTTTGCTTTTTGATACTAAAATAAAAATTGCTGCTTTGGCAAGAGGCAGCATAAGTGCTCAGGAGGGAGATTTAATAGCTGCAGAATCTGATTATAAACAAGTTCTCAGTGATCCTCAACACGTGAAGTATGCCTACCCTGCCCTAACTAAAGTTTATATCTATAAAGGAGAATATGCGAGAGCGGTAGATTTTGTAACTGATTATATTGAGCGACAGAATATTCCCTCATCAGAGGCATATAATACGCGAGGATTTGCATATTATAAAATGGGAAAAACTGAGGAGGCAATGAAGGACTTTTTATATGCAATGGAGCTGGAAGAGAATTATCAACCTATTTTTAGATACCTGAACAAGGAAAGTAACCAGCCCGTAAAAAGCTACACACATATTCAGTTTTTCTTACCATTTAATGATGTAAACGATAGTAAATCAGGTTTTTTTACAGATGGGAAGAAGGATTTCGATTTTAAAATTCGCATAATTTCTGAGGGAGAAGTAGATGCCAGTAAAATTAGTCTTTATGAACGTGAAAAGCCTGTAGATCAGAAGTATTGGTCATTAAAAAAAGTGGAAAAGCGGGAGTTTAAATGGATGGATATGTTTGTTACTGACGTCACATTTCAATATACACCGAACATTAAAAAAAGTTCTTTAAAACTTTCTTATAATGGATCGGAGACACAAACAATAACACTAATAAGGTAA
- a CDS encoding alanine dehydrogenase encodes MGSKIISGFAEIARQAMYQPQEELERIGKSSKSLFIGIPKETAFQEKRIALTPLSVALLVNNGHRVMIETGAGLAANFTDNDYSEQGALIVPGKKEIYKADIILKVAPPVKEDIELMKPCQIIFSALHSSTLREEDVKAMIEKKVTAIAFEYLRDDGNVLSVVRAMSEIVGATSILIAAEYLSNIFGGKGLMLGGVTGVPPTEIVIIGAGTVGEYATRTALGLGAGVKVFDSSLYRLRRLQNNIGSHVFTSVLQPIVLEKALRNCDVAIGALRAVEGRSPCVVTEEMVSKMKPNSVVIDVSIDQGGCFETSEVTNHKNPVFRKYDVIHYCVPNIASRVSRTATYALTNIFTPILIDIGELGGLNSLIWQKQGVRNAVYIYQGAITNKYLADRFGLTYKDLNLLAIANR; translated from the coding sequence ATGGGCTCAAAAATTATAAGTGGTTTTGCGGAGATTGCCAGACAGGCAATGTACCAACCTCAGGAGGAACTGGAGCGGATAGGGAAATCATCTAAAAGTTTATTCATAGGAATACCTAAAGAAACGGCTTTTCAGGAAAAAAGAATAGCCTTAACACCTTTGTCTGTAGCTTTATTGGTTAATAACGGACACCGGGTGATGATTGAAACCGGCGCCGGGTTAGCCGCAAATTTTACTGATAATGATTACTCTGAACAGGGTGCTCTTATCGTTCCCGGCAAAAAGGAAATCTATAAGGCAGATATCATTCTAAAAGTTGCGCCACCTGTGAAAGAAGATATCGAACTTATGAAACCCTGTCAGATTATTTTTTCTGCATTGCATTCTTCTACATTAAGAGAAGAAGATGTGAAAGCGATGATAGAAAAGAAAGTGACGGCAATAGCATTTGAATATTTGCGAGATGACGGAAACGTATTAAGTGTTGTACGGGCGATGAGCGAAATTGTTGGCGCGACATCTATACTTATAGCTGCGGAATATTTAAGTAACATTTTTGGCGGAAAGGGTCTGATGTTAGGCGGCGTTACTGGGGTACCCCCTACAGAAATCGTTATTATTGGCGCCGGAACAGTTGGTGAATATGCTACCCGTACTGCTTTGGGGCTTGGAGCTGGCGTTAAAGTTTTTGATTCTTCTTTATACCGGTTAAGGCGTTTGCAAAACAATATCGGGAGCCATGTATTTACATCCGTTCTGCAACCTATTGTGCTGGAAAAAGCATTAAGAAATTGCGACGTGGCTATCGGCGCACTTAGAGCGGTGGAAGGACGTAGTCCCTGTGTGGTAACCGAAGAAATGGTTTCTAAAATGAAACCCAATTCAGTAGTAATAGACGTAAGTATAGATCAGGGAGGTTGTTTCGAAACATCCGAAGTCACCAACCATAAAAATCCAGTTTTTCGAAAATATGATGTTATACACTATTGCGTACCTAACATCGCATCAAGGGTAAGCCGTACCGCAACTTATGCATTAACCAATATTTTTACCCCCATTTTAATTGACATTGGAGAACTTGGTGGTTTAAATAGTCTGATTTGGCAAAAACAAGGAGTTAGGAATGCTGTTTATATTTATCAGGGAGCAATTACTAATAAGTATTTGGCAGATAGATTTGGTTTAACTTACAAAGACCTGAATCTTCTGGCTATAGCCAACAGATAA
- the porX gene encoding T9SS response regulator signal transducer PorX: protein MQAANILWADDEIDLLKPHIIFLNEKGYHVETATNGNDALDIFNSKDFDIVFLDENMPGMTGLETLMAIKQSNPNIPVVMITKSEEEYLMEDAIGATINDYLIKPVNPKQILSTIKKLIDNKRLISEKTSMAYQQDFRALGMTLNDNLSYEEWIEVYKKLIFWELKLGKLEDEGMHEILTMQKAEANAQFSKFIEKNYVKWINNQDQEGVPVFSHQLFKKKVFPALTDNTPTFFILIDNLRYDQWRIIHPIISEYFRMEEEDIYCSILPTATQYARNAIFSGLMPLDMEKRFPTMWQNDEDEGGKNLYENEFLADQIKRILRKDIKYSYTKVLSQEQGKDLNDMLPNLMDNTLNVIVYNFVDMLSHARTDMQMIKELANDDAAYRSITLSWFEHSPLLDLIKKLSQKRVKIMLTTDHGTIRVKKPSKVIGDRNTNTNLRYKQGKNLAFTAKEVFHVKNPHDIMLPKLHVSSSFIFAKEDSYFVYQNNYNQFVNYYNETFQHGGISMEEMIIPFVTYKNK from the coding sequence ATGCAAGCAGCGAATATTTTGTGGGCCGATGATGAGATAGACCTATTGAAACCCCATATCATTTTTCTAAACGAAAAAGGATACCATGTAGAAACGGCAACAAATGGAAACGATGCTTTAGACATTTTTAACTCTAAAGATTTCGATATAGTTTTTCTGGACGAAAATATGCCGGGAATGACCGGCCTGGAAACGCTAATGGCGATAAAGCAGTCAAATCCTAATATTCCAGTGGTGATGATAACGAAAAGCGAAGAGGAATATCTGATGGAAGATGCGATTGGAGCTACTATAAACGACTATTTGATTAAACCGGTAAATCCAAAACAAATTCTGTCTACTATAAAAAAGCTGATCGATAATAAAAGATTGATTAGTGAAAAGACTTCTATGGCCTATCAACAGGATTTTAGGGCTTTAGGCATGACATTGAATGATAATCTCAGCTATGAAGAATGGATAGAAGTTTATAAAAAGCTTATTTTTTGGGAACTAAAACTTGGGAAACTTGAAGATGAGGGAATGCATGAAATTCTAACTATGCAAAAAGCCGAGGCAAATGCACAGTTCTCGAAATTTATAGAAAAAAACTATGTAAAATGGATAAACAATCAGGATCAGGAGGGCGTACCGGTATTCTCTCATCAATTGTTTAAAAAGAAAGTTTTTCCTGCATTGACAGATAACACACCTACTTTCTTTATCCTGATCGATAACCTGCGTTATGATCAATGGCGAATCATCCATCCTATCATCAGCGAATATTTTAGAATGGAGGAAGAAGACATTTATTGTAGCATTTTGCCGACAGCCACACAATATGCCAGAAATGCAATATTTTCTGGATTAATGCCTTTGGATATGGAGAAAAGATTTCCTACCATGTGGCAAAATGATGAAGATGAAGGAGGTAAAAACCTTTACGAAAACGAGTTTTTAGCAGATCAGATCAAGCGTATCCTCAGAAAGGATATTAAGTATTCTTACACAAAAGTGTTAAGTCAGGAGCAGGGAAAAGACCTGAACGACATGTTGCCTAACCTGATGGATAATACGCTAAATGTAATAGTGTATAATTTTGTGGACATGCTGTCTCATGCAAGAACAGATATGCAAATGATTAAGGAATTGGCGAATGATGACGCAGCCTACCGTTCTATTACCTTAAGTTGGTTTGAACATTCACCCTTGCTGGATCTGATCAAAAAGCTGTCGCAAAAGCGTGTGAAAATTATGCTGACTACGGATCATGGGACTATCCGTGTAAAAAAGCCAAGTAAGGTTATAGGAGATAGAAATACAAACACAAATTTAAGGTACAAACAGGGGAAAAACCTGGCGTTTACGGCGAAAGAGGTGTTCCATGTGAAAAATCCACATGATATTATGTTACCCAAATTGCATGTTAGCTCCAGTTTCATCTTTGCGAAAGAAGACAGTTACTTCGTTTATCAAAATAATTACAATCAGTTTGTAAACTATTACAACGAAACCTTTCAACACGGTGGAATTTCTATGGAGGAAATGATTATTCCTTTTGTAACTTATAAAAATAAATAG
- a CDS encoding YihY/virulence factor BrkB family protein produces the protein MKRLFSYIKTIFKLIIESFNSFNNDKGLKLSAALSYYTIFSLGPMLLVLLSLAGIFYEEEAIEGKVFDEIVGFVGADAAILIQSVLKNLALSGKSTFTIITGVVTLILGATGVFIEIQDSINLIWRVKAIPKKGWIKLIINRALSLSMVGALGFLLIVTLIINSLVTAFNDILSRFVPEQTLFLFDYTNIGITFIVLVILFGIIYKVLPDATIRWRSVRSGAIFTSLLFMLGKYLIGLYIGYASVGSVYGAAGTVVVIAVWVYYSAAILFFGAEFTKVYAGYKGENIRPSKHAIYIDGGDVLKGNPDIPKEKDKIKK, from the coding sequence ATGAAGCGACTATTTTCTTATATCAAAACCATATTCAAGCTTATTATTGAAAGCTTTAATTCATTTAATAATGACAAAGGGCTTAAGCTAAGCGCGGCCTTATCTTACTATACTATTTTCTCTTTAGGCCCCATGTTATTGGTGTTGCTTTCACTTGCCGGAATTTTCTACGAAGAAGAAGCCATAGAAGGAAAAGTATTTGATGAAATAGTGGGTTTTGTTGGTGCGGATGCTGCTATTTTGATTCAGTCGGTTCTTAAAAATCTGGCCCTTTCCGGGAAAAGTACCTTCACGATCATTACCGGGGTTGTAACTTTAATATTGGGAGCAACAGGAGTGTTTATCGAAATTCAGGATTCTATTAATTTAATTTGGCGGGTAAAGGCAATCCCTAAAAAAGGCTGGATCAAGTTAATCATCAATAGAGCGCTTTCGCTGTCTATGGTCGGGGCACTTGGATTTTTACTGATAGTAACTCTGATTATTAATAGTCTGGTTACCGCATTTAATGATATCTTAAGTCGCTTTGTGCCAGAGCAAACACTTTTCTTATTCGACTACACAAACATAGGGATAACTTTTATAGTGCTTGTAATCCTTTTTGGTATAATCTATAAAGTATTACCAGATGCCACCATCAGGTGGAGAAGCGTGAGATCGGGAGCTATATTTACCTCATTACTATTTATGCTGGGCAAATATTTAATTGGACTTTACATTGGTTATGCTTCTGTAGGCTCCGTTTATGGAGCGGCAGGAACGGTTGTTGTTATCGCCGTTTGGGTGTATTACTCTGCTGCTATTTTATTTTTTGGAGCAGAATTTACTAAAGTCTACGCAGGGTATAAGGGGGAAAATATCAGGCCATCTAAACATGCCATTTATATAGACGGGGGCGATGTATTAAAAGGAAATCCGGATATCCCTAAAGAGAAAGATAAGATCAAAAAGTAA